From Chryseobacterium sp. IHB B 17019, one genomic window encodes:
- the bla-A gene encoding CGA/CIA family class A beta-lactamase, whose translation MKKLGLLFLLISVFTFAQRSVLEQKINSIIKDKKATVGVSVLGFENGFKYNKNSEKKLLMQSVFKFHIATAVLDFVDKGKLSLDQKILLNKSNLLENTWSPLRDKYPNGNVEVPLSEILEYTVTKSDNNGCDIMLKLLGGTKTVQKFMDSKGVKGFQIKYNEEAMHKDWNAQYENYSTMRSTVDVLKKFYDGKLLSKKSTDYLMKVMLSTSTGLNKLVEQLPKNTPVARKTGASGKNDAGLTGAENEIAIITLPNGKHYAISVFVSNSMESDAVNCKMISDISKTVWDYFNK comes from the coding sequence ATGAAAAAATTAGGATTATTATTTCTTTTGATCTCAGTGTTTACGTTCGCTCAGCGATCAGTTTTAGAACAAAAAATCAATTCCATTATTAAAGACAAAAAAGCGACAGTCGGGGTTTCCGTTCTTGGCTTTGAAAACGGCTTTAAATACAATAAAAACAGCGAGAAAAAACTTCTGATGCAGAGTGTTTTTAAGTTTCATATTGCAACGGCTGTTTTGGATTTTGTAGATAAAGGAAAACTATCATTAGATCAGAAAATTTTACTAAATAAATCGAATTTGCTAGAAAATACTTGGTCTCCACTCCGAGATAAATATCCTAATGGGAACGTTGAAGTTCCTTTAAGCGAAATTCTTGAATACACGGTTACAAAAAGCGATAACAACGGCTGCGATATCATGCTGAAATTGCTAGGAGGCACAAAAACCGTTCAGAAATTCATGGATTCTAAAGGCGTGAAAGGCTTTCAGATCAAATATAATGAAGAAGCTATGCACAAAGACTGGAATGCGCAATACGAAAATTACAGTACCATGAGGTCAACTGTTGATGTTTTGAAAAAATTCTATGACGGAAAATTATTGTCAAAAAAATCCACGGATTATCTGATGAAAGTAATGCTGTCAACTTCCACCGGATTAAATAAATTAGTTGAGCAACTTCCAAAAAACACTCCTGTCGCAAGAAAAACGGGAGCTTCCGGAAAGAATGATGCAGGTCTGACAGGTGCAGAAAACGAAATTGCCATCATTACTTTACCGAATGGCAAGCATTATGCAATATCTGTATTCGTCAGCAACTCAATGGAATCGGATGCTGTAAACTGTAAAATGATTTCGGATATTTCAAAGACTGTCTGGGATTATTTTAATAAGTAA